One Streptomyces sp. V4I8 genomic window carries:
- a CDS encoding ECF transporter S component has translation MTGRTTHPAPRTGAARPTPQARAVRLGPRSIAALTLVSAVGVAAFGWPFLAPPTSQLSAHAQDAPWLFSVLLVLLVAVVAATISESGLGPKAVAMLGVLAATGAALRPIGAGTAGIEPMFFLMVLSGRVLGPGFGFVLGGVTMFASSLLTGGVGPWMPFQMLAMGWFTMGAGLLPGRDRLRGRAELLTLAGYGFLAAFAYGTIMNLAGWPFMSALASNVAFDPEAAVPANLARFVAYCLATSLGWDLGRALVTVVLTLALGPVILRALRRATRRAAFESPVTFDAPPG, from the coding sequence ATGACGGGCCGCACCACTCACCCCGCTCCCCGGACCGGAGCCGCTCGCCCCACTCCCCAGGCCCGAGCCGTCCGCCTGGGCCCCCGCTCCATCGCCGCCCTCACTCTCGTCAGCGCGGTCGGCGTCGCGGCCTTCGGCTGGCCGTTCCTCGCGCCGCCCACCTCCCAGCTCAGCGCGCACGCACAGGACGCCCCCTGGCTCTTCTCGGTGCTGCTCGTCCTCCTCGTCGCGGTCGTCGCCGCCACGATCTCCGAGTCGGGGCTCGGCCCGAAGGCGGTCGCGATGCTCGGCGTACTGGCGGCCACGGGAGCCGCACTGCGGCCGATCGGTGCGGGGACGGCCGGTATCGAGCCGATGTTCTTCCTGATGGTGCTCAGCGGCCGGGTCCTCGGGCCGGGCTTCGGCTTCGTCCTCGGCGGGGTGACGATGTTCGCGTCGTCACTGCTGACGGGCGGGGTGGGTCCCTGGATGCCGTTCCAGATGCTGGCGATGGGCTGGTTCACCATGGGCGCGGGTCTGCTGCCGGGCCGGGACCGTCTGCGCGGGCGGGCGGAACTGCTGACGCTCGCCGGCTACGGCTTCCTCGCGGCCTTCGCCTACGGCACGATCATGAACCTCGCGGGCTGGCCCTTCATGAGCGCGCTGGCCTCGAACGTCGCCTTCGACCCCGAGGCGGCCGTTCCCGCGAACCTCGCCCGCTTCGTCGCGTACTGCCTGGCCACCTCCCTCGGCTGGGACCTGGGCCGGGCGCTCGTGACCGTCGTCCTGACCCTCGCCCTCGGCCCGGTGATCCTCCGAGCCCTGCGCCGCGCCACCCGCCGCGCGGCTTTCGAGAGCCCGGTCACGTTCGACGCTCCCCCAGGGTGA
- a CDS encoding energy-coupling factor transporter transmembrane component T, producing MRRRSAGDSGKGRSPSAAPSLLVAPRGGAADRYSPAPLRGAAEPRRGASRPRALHPGAWWLWSLSLGIAATRTTNPLLLALLIATSAYVVAACRSNAPWARSYAAFAKLALAVLLIRLFFAVALGSPIPGTHTIVMLPEVPLPDWAQGIRLGGTVTAEALVFALYDGLKLATLLICVGAANSLANPARLLKSLPGALYEMGVAVVVALTFAPHLIADAQRLRAARRLRGRPDHGIRGLLHVGLPVLEGALERSVALAAAMDARGYGRTAQVPAPVRRATTALTLGGLLGVCAGTYGLLTAQGATYGLPVLLAGLAAALAGLRLGGRRTPRTRYRPDPWDIRAWLVSASGMAVAALLTLAASRAPAALHPGVVPLTAPTLPLWPSAAVLLGLLPAFLTRKEPS from the coding sequence ATGCGTAGGCGCTCCGCTGGGGACTCGGGGAAAGGCCGTTCGCCGTCTGCCGCACCGTCGTTGCTGGTCGCGCCCCGCGGCGGAGCCGCAGATCGATACAGCCCCGCGCCCCTTCGGGGCGCTGCCGAACCCCGACGCGGGGCAAGCCGCCCACGCGCCCTCCACCCCGGCGCCTGGTGGCTCTGGTCCCTCTCCCTCGGGATCGCGGCCACCCGCACCACCAACCCCCTCCTGCTCGCCCTCCTCATCGCGACCTCGGCCTATGTGGTGGCGGCCTGCCGTTCGAACGCCCCCTGGGCCCGCTCCTACGCCGCCTTCGCGAAGCTGGCCCTCGCCGTCCTGCTCATCCGGCTCTTCTTCGCCGTGGCCCTGGGCTCCCCCATCCCCGGCACGCACACGATCGTCATGCTCCCCGAAGTCCCCCTCCCCGACTGGGCCCAGGGCATCCGCCTGGGCGGCACGGTCACGGCCGAGGCGCTCGTCTTCGCCCTGTACGACGGCCTGAAACTCGCCACGCTCCTCATCTGCGTGGGCGCGGCGAACTCCCTGGCCAACCCCGCCCGCCTCCTGAAGTCCCTCCCCGGCGCCCTGTACGAGATGGGCGTGGCGGTGGTCGTCGCCCTCACCTTCGCGCCCCACCTCATCGCGGACGCCCAGCGGCTGCGCGCCGCCCGTCGGCTGCGCGGCCGGCCCGACCACGGCATCCGCGGCCTCCTGCACGTCGGACTCCCGGTCCTGGAGGGCGCGCTGGAGCGTTCGGTGGCCCTCGCCGCCGCGATGGACGCGCGCGGTTACGGCCGTACCGCACAGGTCCCCGCCCCCGTCCGCCGCGCCACCACCGCCCTCACCCTCGGCGGCCTCCTGGGCGTCTGCGCGGGAACGTACGGCCTGCTCACCGCCCAGGGCGCTACCTACGGCCTCCCCGTCCTCCTCGCCGGCCTGGCCGCCGCGCTGGCCGGCCTGCGGCTCGGGGGCCGCCGCACCCCGCGTACCCGCTACCGTCCCGACCCCTGGGACATCCGGGCCTGGCTGGTCAGCGCCTCCGGCATGGCGGTGGCCGCGCTCCTCACCCTGGCCGCCTCCCGGGCCCCCGCGGCGCTGCACCCCGGCGTGGTCCCGCTGACCGCCCCGACCCTCCCCCTCTGGCCGTCGGCGGCGGTACTCCTGGGCCTCCTCCCCGCCTTCCTCACCCGCAAGGAGCCGTCGTGA
- a CDS encoding ABC transporter ATP-binding protein — MIRFEDVSVTYDGALEPTVQGIDFEVPEGELVLLVGPSGAGKSTVLGAVSGLVPHFTGGTLRGRVTVAGRDTRTHRPRELADVVGTVGQDPLSHFVTDTVEDELAYGMESLGLAPDVMRRRVEETLDLLGLTDLRDRPIATLSGGQRQRVAIGSVLTPHPKVLILDEPTSALDPAAAEEVLAVLQRLVHDLGTTVLMAEHRLERVIHYADQVVLLPTPAAAPVLGTPAEVMAVSPVYPPVVALGRLANWSPLPLTVRDARRRATDLRQQLEERDTNAPQGRGTVSISGSAAGRDQPQPTSTRDESATPTPVGATPRWFCRKRTPTTPPSPHTAEVQALAVTRDRIQALRHVDLTVTPGETIALMGRNGAGKSTLLNTLVGLVEPSAGSVQVGGATPHRTTPKDLVRRVGLVPQEPRDLLYADTVAAECASADADAGAAPGTCRTLVSELLPDIPDDIHPRDLSEGQRLTLALAVVLTAEPPLLLLDEPPRGLDYAAKARLIGILRGLAAEGHAIVLATHDVELAAELAHRVILLADGEVIADGPAADVVVASPSFAPQVAKILAPQKWLTVAEVREALA; from the coding sequence GTGATCCGCTTCGAGGACGTATCGGTGACCTACGACGGCGCCCTCGAACCCACCGTCCAGGGCATCGACTTCGAGGTGCCCGAAGGCGAGCTGGTCCTCCTGGTCGGCCCGTCGGGCGCAGGCAAGTCCACCGTCCTCGGCGCCGTGAGCGGCCTCGTCCCGCACTTCACCGGCGGCACCCTGCGCGGCCGCGTCACGGTGGCCGGCCGCGACACCCGTACGCACAGGCCCCGCGAACTGGCCGACGTCGTGGGCACGGTGGGCCAGGACCCCCTCTCCCACTTCGTCACGGACACCGTCGAGGACGAACTCGCCTACGGCATGGAGTCGCTCGGCCTCGCCCCCGACGTGATGCGCCGCCGCGTGGAGGAGACCCTGGACCTCCTCGGCCTCACCGACCTCCGCGACCGCCCCATCGCCACCCTCTCCGGCGGCCAGCGGCAACGCGTCGCCATCGGCTCGGTCCTCACCCCCCACCCCAAGGTCCTCATCCTCGACGAGCCCACCTCCGCCCTGGACCCGGCCGCCGCGGAAGAGGTCCTCGCCGTCCTCCAACGCCTCGTCCACGACCTGGGCACGACGGTCCTGATGGCCGAACACCGCCTGGAGCGGGTCATCCACTACGCCGACCAGGTCGTCCTGCTCCCCACCCCGGCCGCCGCCCCCGTCCTGGGCACCCCGGCCGAGGTGATGGCGGTCTCCCCGGTCTACCCCCCGGTGGTGGCCCTGGGCCGCCTGGCGAACTGGTCCCCACTCCCCCTGACGGTCCGAGACGCCCGCCGCAGGGCGACGGACCTACGGCAACAGCTGGAGGAGCGGGACACCAACGCCCCCCAGGGGCGCGGGACTGTATCAATCAGCGGCTCCGCCGCGGGGCGCGACCAGCCACAACCGACCAGCACCCGCGACGAATCCGCAACCCCCACCCCCGTGGGCGCCACCCCCCGCTGGTTCTGCCGCAAACGCACCCCCACCACCCCACCCTCCCCCCACACGGCCGAAGTACAGGCCCTGGCCGTAACCCGCGACCGAATCCAAGCCCTACGCCACGTGGACCTGACCGTCACCCCCGGCGAAACCATCGCCCTCATGGGCCGCAACGGCGCCGGGAAGTCCACGCTCCTCAACACCCTCGTCGGCCTGGTGGAACCATCCGCCGGATCGGTCCAGGTCGGCGGAGCCACCCCTCACCGAACCACCCCCAAAGACCTCGTACGCCGCGTGGGCCTGGTCCCCCAGGAACCCCGCGACCTCCTCTACGCCGACACGGTCGCAGCGGAGTGCGCGTCGGCCGACGCCGACGCCGGCGCAGCCCCCGGCACCTGCCGCACCCTCGTCTCCGAGCTCCTCCCGGACATCCCGGACGACATCCACCCCCGCGACCTCTCCGAGGGCCAGCGCCTCACCCTGGCCCTGGCCGTCGTCCTGACCGCCGAGCCGCCCCTTCTCCTCCTCGACGAACCGCCCCGCGGCCTGGACTACGCGGCGAAGGCCCGTCTGATCGGCATCCTGCGCGGGCTGGCCGCCGAGGGCCACGCCATCGTCCTGGCCACCCACGACGTGGAGCTGGCCGCCGAACTGGCGCACCGGGTGATCCTCCTCGCCGACGGCGAGGTGATCGCGGACGGCCCGGCGGCGGACGTGGTGGTCGCCTCCCCCTCCTTCGCCCCGCAGGTGGCCAAGATCCTGGCCCCGCAGAAGTGGCTCACGGTCGCCGAGGTACGGGAGGCCCTGGCATGA
- a CDS encoding phosphotransferase produces the protein MRITGSTGSTGRRLLGSGRASDVYEIDEAWLLRHDREGYSDVRAEAALMERLRAHGYPVPRVRLADCSRSDLVMERLYGPTMLEAFLAGRIDAREAGQTLARLLRQLHTVPGRVVHLDLHPENVMLTADGPHVIDWANAEAGDPGLDWGMSAVILAQVALADERFATPARAILAALLADPSDLTGDGLADARRRRAANPMMSVREVEVLGEADELVRSFMA, from the coding sequence ATGAGGATCACGGGGAGTACGGGGAGTACCGGACGGCGACTGCTCGGTTCGGGGCGCGCGTCCGACGTGTACGAGATCGACGAGGCGTGGCTGCTGCGCCACGACCGGGAGGGCTACAGCGACGTACGCGCCGAGGCCGCCCTGATGGAGCGGCTGCGCGCGCACGGCTACCCGGTGCCCCGGGTGCGGCTCGCCGACTGCTCGCGCTCCGACCTGGTCATGGAGCGGCTGTACGGCCCGACGATGCTGGAGGCCTTCCTCGCGGGCCGGATCGACGCGCGCGAGGCCGGTCAGACCCTGGCCCGCCTGCTCCGGCAGCTGCACACCGTCCCCGGCCGGGTGGTCCACCTGGATCTCCACCCGGAGAACGTGATGCTCACCGCCGACGGCCCCCATGTCATCGACTGGGCCAACGCGGAGGCGGGCGACCCCGGCCTGGACTGGGGCATGTCCGCGGTGATCCTCGCGCAGGTGGCCCTGGCCGACGAGCGGTTCGCCACACCCGCCCGTGCGATCCTAGCCGCCCTCCTCGCCGACCCGTCCGACCTCACCGGGGACGGCCTCGCGGACGCGCGCCGGCGACGGGCCGCCAACCCGATGATGAGCGTGCGCGAGGTCGAAGTGCTCGGAGAGGCGGACGAGTTGGTCCGTTCGTTCATGGCCTAG
- a CDS encoding transglycosylase SLT domain-containing protein: MSLVSSFRRVSAPKKALTGVALAAAAAGTLFAAAPSQAATTEAGSAQQIAQKMISDSAQYECFSKIVDHESDWNVNATNASSGAYGLVQALPGNKMASAGSDWKTNPATQIKWGVDYMKERYGSPCGAWNFWQSNGWY; the protein is encoded by the coding sequence GTGTCCCTCGTTTCCTCCTTCCGCCGCGTCTCCGCTCCGAAGAAGGCCCTCACCGGTGTCGCCCTGGCCGCAGCCGCCGCCGGCACCCTGTTCGCCGCCGCGCCCTCGCAGGCCGCGACGACCGAGGCCGGCTCGGCGCAGCAGATCGCGCAGAAGATGATCTCGGACTCGGCCCAGTACGAGTGCTTCTCCAAGATCGTGGACCACGAGAGCGACTGGAACGTCAACGCCACCAACGCCTCCAGCGGCGCCTACGGCCTGGTCCAGGCCCTGCCGGGCAACAAGATGGCCTCGGCCGGCTCCGACTGGAAGACCAACCCGGCCACCCAGATCAAGTGGGGCGTGGACTACATGAAGGAGCGCTACGGCAGCCCGTGCGGCGCCTGGAACTTCTGGCAGTCGAACGGCTGGTACTGA
- a CDS encoding nuclear transport factor 2 family protein, whose protein sequence is MESLELLLAERACARIVVDFVHRLDLGEPSSVAGLFTEDGTWEWPAGGRLVSGRDALRAYFGSRPADRLSRRLMSNILVTVTSPDTATATSYFTTYRVDGHEGDLVPPGLPVQVGHYEDTFRRSPDGTWLLSARVLHLAFGGPTPRLPR, encoded by the coding sequence ATGGAATCTCTGGAACTTCTGCTCGCCGAGCGCGCCTGCGCGCGTATCGTCGTCGACTTCGTCCACCGTCTCGACCTCGGCGAACCGTCCTCCGTCGCCGGGCTGTTCACCGAGGACGGCACCTGGGAATGGCCGGCGGGCGGGCGGCTCGTGTCGGGGCGGGACGCGTTGCGCGCGTACTTCGGATCCCGCCCCGCCGACCGCCTCTCGCGTCGCCTGATGTCCAACATCCTGGTCACGGTGACATCCCCGGACACCGCGACGGCGACCTCGTACTTCACGACGTACCGGGTTGACGGCCACGAGGGCGACCTGGTCCCGCCGGGCCTCCCGGTCCAGGTCGGCCACTACGAGGACACGTTCCGCAGGTCGCCGGACGGCACCTGGCTGCTGTCCGCCCGGGTCCTCCACCTGGCCTTCGGCGGCCCGACCCCGCGCCTCCCCCGATAG
- a CDS encoding prenyltransferase/squalene oxidase repeat-containing protein, with the protein MYVRRSAAVLAAVTVIGTVTPAFAADSAPSASPSSAVPSGLYGTADPTYDGVWRQSLALIAQRRVDVRPAATAIDWLVGQQCANGAFAAFRAEPAKACDAKTMVDTNSTAAAVQALAAVGGHDTEIGRAKTWLRSVQNKDGGWGYTAGGASDANSTSVVIGALNSSGGLHAPNVQKYGKSPYDALVKLSLPCADGGAFAYQPDKKGKLSANADATAAAVVAASGQGMLTARAGDKAAADCADGSRLTPEQAAANGAAYLGKALEKDGYLKSALAGAEDQPDYGNTADAVVALAVQGAQSAARKPLEWLEKNAVTWAKQNGPAAYAQLILAAHATGTDPRDFGGTDLVKQLNATGPAPQSAANGPATASATPSEQEKEDDDSPFGVWWYVGIFLVVGIGIGFLLSGRNKGK; encoded by the coding sequence ATGTACGTCCGCCGCAGCGCCGCGGTCCTGGCCGCCGTCACCGTGATCGGCACGGTCACGCCCGCCTTCGCCGCCGACTCCGCCCCGTCCGCGTCGCCGTCCAGCGCGGTCCCCTCCGGGTTGTACGGCACCGCCGACCCGACCTACGACGGTGTCTGGCGCCAGTCCCTCGCGCTGATCGCGCAGCGCCGCGTGGACGTGCGGCCCGCCGCCACGGCGATCGACTGGCTGGTCGGGCAGCAGTGCGCCAACGGGGCGTTCGCGGCGTTCCGCGCCGAGCCCGCCAAGGCATGCGACGCGAAGACCATGGTCGACACCAACAGCACGGCCGCGGCGGTGCAGGCCCTGGCCGCGGTCGGCGGGCACGACACCGAGATCGGCAGGGCGAAGACCTGGCTGAGGTCCGTGCAGAACAAGGACGGCGGCTGGGGCTACACGGCCGGCGGGGCCAGCGACGCCAACTCGACGTCCGTCGTGATCGGCGCGCTCAACTCCTCGGGCGGCCTCCACGCCCCGAATGTCCAGAAGTACGGCAAGTCGCCCTACGACGCCCTGGTGAAGCTGTCCCTGCCGTGTGCGGACGGGGGCGCCTTCGCCTACCAGCCGGACAAGAAGGGCAAGTTGTCGGCCAACGCCGATGCGACGGCGGCGGCCGTCGTCGCCGCGTCGGGCCAGGGCATGCTGACGGCGAGGGCGGGCGACAAGGCCGCGGCCGACTGCGCCGACGGCTCCCGCCTCACCCCGGAGCAGGCCGCGGCCAACGGCGCCGCGTACCTCGGCAAGGCACTGGAGAAGGACGGCTACCTGAAGTCCGCCCTGGCCGGAGCCGAGGACCAGCCCGACTACGGCAACACCGCGGACGCGGTCGTCGCACTCGCCGTACAGGGTGCGCAGTCCGCCGCCCGCAAGCCCCTGGAGTGGCTGGAGAAGAACGCCGTGACCTGGGCGAAGCAGAACGGCCCCGCCGCCTACGCCCAGCTGATCCTCGCCGCCCACGCGACCGGCACCGACCCGCGTGACTTCGGCGGCACGGACCTCGTCAAGCAGCTCAACGCGACGGGCCCGGCCCCGCAGTCGGCGGCGAACGGGCCGGCCACGGCGTCGGCGACCCCCTCCGAGCAGGAGAAGGAGGACGACGACAGCCCCTTCGGCGTCTGGTGGTACGTCGGCATCTTCCTGGTCGTCGGCATCGGCATCGGCTTCCTGCTCAGCGGCCGCAACAAGGGCAAGTGA
- a CDS encoding cytochrome P450 → MTCPALPDGFDFTDPDVLHHRVPLPEFAELRRAEPVRWIPQPGNVAGFQDEGYWAVTRHADVKYVSTHPELFSSTLNTAIIRFNEHIERDAIDAQRLILLNMDPPEHTRVRQIVQRVFTPRAIRALEERLRTRALTIAANARDRSGPFDFVTEVACELPLQAIAELIGIPQDDRAKIFDWSNKMIAYDDPEYAITEEVGQESATELIAYAMNMAADRKECPAKDIVSTLVAAEDEGNLRSDEFGFFVLMLSVAGNETTRNAITHGMHAFLTHPDQWELYKRERPATAAEEIVRWATPVVSFQRTATQDTELGGKRIKKGERVGIFYASANHDPEVFESPDTFDITRDPNPHLGFGGGGPHYCLGKSLAVLEIDLIFNAVADAMPGLRLVGDPRRLRSAWINGVKELQVSTG, encoded by the coding sequence ATGACCTGTCCAGCGCTGCCCGACGGGTTCGACTTCACCGACCCCGATGTGCTGCACCATCGCGTGCCCCTCCCGGAGTTCGCCGAGCTGCGCCGTGCCGAACCGGTCCGCTGGATCCCGCAGCCGGGCAACGTGGCCGGGTTCCAGGACGAGGGCTACTGGGCGGTGACCCGGCACGCGGACGTCAAGTACGTATCGACGCACCCGGAGTTGTTCTCGTCCACCCTCAACACCGCGATCATCCGCTTCAACGAGCACATCGAGCGCGATGCCATAGATGCCCAACGGCTGATCCTGCTGAACATGGACCCGCCCGAGCACACCCGGGTCCGCCAGATCGTCCAGCGTGTCTTCACCCCGCGCGCCATCCGCGCCCTGGAGGAACGCCTGCGGACGCGCGCGCTGACGATCGCCGCCAACGCCCGTGACCGCTCCGGCCCCTTCGACTTCGTCACCGAGGTCGCCTGCGAACTGCCCCTCCAGGCCATCGCCGAGCTCATCGGCATCCCGCAGGACGACCGGGCCAAGATCTTCGACTGGTCCAACAAGATGATCGCCTACGACGACCCCGAGTACGCCATCACCGAGGAGGTCGGGCAGGAGTCGGCCACCGAACTCATCGCGTACGCGATGAACATGGCAGCCGACCGCAAGGAGTGCCCGGCGAAGGACATCGTCAGCACGCTGGTGGCGGCCGAGGACGAAGGCAACCTGCGCTCGGACGAGTTCGGGTTCTTCGTGCTGATGCTGTCGGTGGCGGGCAACGAGACCACCCGCAACGCCATCACCCACGGCATGCACGCCTTCCTCACCCACCCCGACCAGTGGGAGCTGTACAAGCGGGAGCGGCCGGCGACGGCGGCCGAGGAGATCGTCCGCTGGGCGACCCCCGTCGTCTCCTTCCAGCGGACGGCGACCCAAGACACGGAACTGGGCGGAAAGCGCATAAAGAAGGGTGAGCGGGTAGGCATCTTCTATGCCTCGGCGAACCACGACCCCGAGGTCTTCGAGAGCCCGGACACCTTCGACATCACCCGCGACCCCAACCCCCACCTCGGCTTCGGCGGCGGCGGCCCCCACTACTGCCTGGGCAAGTCCCTCGCGGTCCTGGAGATCGACCTCATCTTCAACGCCGTGGCCGACGCCATGCCCGGCCTGCGGCTGGTCGGGGACCCTCGCCGGCTGCGCTCCGCGTGGATCAACGGCGTGAAGGAACTGCAGGTCAGCACCGGCTGA
- a CDS encoding SCO2322 family protein has protein sequence MLRRALTLLLAVLVVLTGAAQAQATGYRYWSFWDRDGDRWTYATQGPSLARPSDGDVQGFRFAVSEDSDDADQPRGAVEFAVICARTPAQDGRKRVALVLDFGTAADAPSGETPPARRAVCARVAPDATTAEALASVAKPLRYDTNALLCAISGYPAKGCGEQVAEGRGSAAAEQSAAERNKETADDGPSLGLVAGIAVVAVLGAAAVWQARRRRRHA, from the coding sequence GTGCTCCGGCGCGCTCTCACCCTCCTCCTGGCCGTGCTGGTCGTCCTGACCGGCGCGGCCCAGGCCCAGGCGACCGGCTACCGCTACTGGTCCTTCTGGGACCGCGACGGCGACCGGTGGACGTACGCGACCCAGGGCCCCTCCCTCGCCCGCCCCTCCGACGGTGACGTCCAGGGCTTCCGCTTCGCGGTGAGCGAGGACTCGGACGACGCCGACCAGCCGAGGGGCGCCGTCGAGTTCGCCGTGATCTGCGCGCGGACGCCCGCGCAGGACGGCAGGAAGAGGGTGGCCCTGGTCCTCGACTTCGGTACGGCGGCGGACGCCCCGTCGGGCGAGACGCCCCCGGCCCGCCGCGCCGTGTGCGCACGGGTGGCCCCGGACGCGACCACGGCGGAGGCCCTGGCCTCGGTGGCCAAGCCTCTGCGGTACGACACGAATGCCCTGTTGTGCGCGATCTCGGGGTATCCGGCGAAGGGGTGCGGGGAGCAGGTGGCCGAGGGCCGGGGGTCGGCGGCTGCCGAGCAGTCGGCTGCCGAGCGGAACAAGGAGACTGCGGACGACGGCCCGTCACTGGGACTGGTCGCCGGGATCGCCGTGGTGGCGGTGCTGGGCGCGGCAGCGGTGTGGCAGGCACGGCGGCGGCGCAGGCATGCGTAG
- a CDS encoding MBL fold metallo-hydrolase, translating into MAQTYDHGGGVRSLQVPIPGNPLGHTLVYVVDTDRGPVLVDTGWDDPASWDTLAEGLVACGTAPEEIHGVVITHHHPDHHGLSGRVREASGAWIAMHAADAAIVRRTRATRPERWFSYMAAKLTAAGAPDAHVAPLRAARRPGTLPGFSPAAPDREIVPGELLALPGRRLRAIWTPGHTPGHVCLHLEEEHPARLPGHGRLFSGDHLLPEITPHIGLYEDPDDNGGPPARAYSSVGEVTDPLGDYLASLERVARLAPAEVLPAHQHTFTDAPARVRELLTHHESRLTDLQALLAEPLTPWQLAERMEWNRPWGQIPYGSRNIAIAEAEAHLRRLVKLGRAEAVAGSEPVTYVAV; encoded by the coding sequence ATGGCGCAGACTTACGACCACGGCGGCGGCGTCCGGTCCCTCCAGGTCCCCATCCCCGGCAACCCGCTCGGCCACACTCTCGTGTACGTCGTCGACACCGACCGCGGCCCGGTCCTCGTCGACACCGGCTGGGACGACCCGGCCTCCTGGGACACCCTCGCCGAGGGGCTCGTGGCCTGCGGCACCGCGCCCGAGGAGATCCACGGCGTGGTGATCACCCATCACCACCCCGACCACCACGGCCTGTCGGGCAGGGTGCGCGAGGCCTCCGGCGCCTGGATCGCGATGCACGCGGCGGACGCGGCGATCGTACGGCGCACCCGCGCGACCCGGCCCGAGCGCTGGTTCTCCTACATGGCGGCCAAGCTCACCGCGGCCGGCGCCCCCGACGCCCACGTGGCTCCCCTGCGCGCGGCCCGGCGCCCGGGCACCCTCCCCGGCTTCTCCCCCGCCGCCCCCGACCGCGAGATCGTCCCCGGCGAGCTCCTCGCCCTCCCCGGCCGCCGCCTGCGCGCGATCTGGACGCCGGGCCACACCCCCGGCCATGTGTGCCTGCACCTGGAGGAGGAGCACCCGGCCCGACTCCCGGGCCACGGACGCCTGTTCTCCGGCGACCACCTGCTGCCCGAGATCACCCCGCACATCGGCCTGTACGAGGACCCCGACGACAATGGGGGTCCCCCCGCGCGAGCGTATTCGAGCGTGGGGGAGGTCACCGACCCCCTCGGCGACTACCTCGCCTCCCTCGAACGCGTCGCCCGCCTCGCCCCCGCCGAGGTCCTCCCGGCCCACCAGCACACCTTCACCGACGCCCCCGCCCGCGTACGGGAGTTGCTGACCCACCACGAATCCCGCCTCACCGACCTCCAGGCCCTCCTCGCCGAGCCCCTCACCCCCTGGCAGCTCGCGGAACGCATGGAGTGGAACCGTCCCTGGGGCCAAATCCCCTACGGATCAAGGAACATCGCGATCGCCGAGGCCGAGGCCCATCTGCGGCGGCTGGTGAAGCTGGGGCGGGCGGAGGCGGTCGCGGGGAGTGAGCCGGTGACGTACGTGGCGGTGTAA